Genomic window (Gammaproteobacteria bacterium):
GCCGACGAGAAAGCGCGATTCACCGAGCACCTGCTCCATCACCTCGAACAACGCCTGCGCGCGGCCGATAACTTCGTCGGCGTTGTACTTACGACCGAACAAAATCATGGCACGGGCCGCCGCCGGCCCAAACGCGACCAAACCAGCGGCCACCGATAACCAGCGCTGCACGTTGGCAGCGCCCAGCGGGTCACGCGGTAACCAACGGCCATCGTCATACTTGCCGGCGAGGTAGACCAAGATCGCGTTTGAGTCGGCAACGACGACACCGCTGTCATCGATCACCGGCACTTGGCCGAAGACATTGAGCTTGAGAAATGCATCGCTCTTTTGTGCCTTGGTAACGAGATCAACGTCGATCGACTCAAACGGCAAGCCGAGCAACGACAGCATCAGCTCGGCGCGATGGGCGTGCCCAGATAGACGGAAGCGGTAGAGCTTTATAGGACGTGCGGGTCGGACGATAGCGGTATTTGTCATCATGGCCTCGGTAGTCATTGCGGTTAGTTGGCCGGATGAATTTTGGGCGCCTCGCCGCCAATGATAAAGACGGCACATTGAATTTGACTGCTCCATTTTTCGGAGCAATCATAGGCGCATGGACAAGCTCCGCGCCATGCAAACCTTCGTGCGCATCGTCGATGACGGCAGCCTGACGGCGGCGGCACGGTCGTTGAATTCGTCGTTACCGGCGGTGGTGCGAACGCTGGCGGCGCTGGAGGAGCACCTGTGCGTACGCCTACTCAACCGCACTACCCGGCGCTTGTCGCTGACCGCCGAAGGCAAAACCTACCTCGGGCGCTGCCGCAGCATCCTGGCGGAAGTGACCGAAACCGAGGAGGCGCTAACGAGCGATCGAACCGAACCGAGCGGCATGCTGCGGATTACGGCGCCGGTGTTGTTCGGGCAGATATATGTTGCGCCGGCGGTAACGCGCTTCGTGCAGCGTTACGACAAGCTGCGCTGCAGCCTGATCTTGCTCGATCACGTGGTAAATCTATTGGAACAACAAATCGACGTCGGCATCCGCATCGGCCCCCTAGTCGATTCGTCGTTGGTCGCCCAGCAGATCAGCGAGATTCGGCGCGTCGTCGTTGCCAGCCCGTCGTACTTGCGCAAGCACGGCACACCGAAACATCCAAAGGAACTGGCGCGCGCCAACTGCGTCTGCTTTGCCGGTGTCGCCGGCCAATCATGGGCGTTTCAAGACGGTCCGCGTAAGCTCACGGTGCCGGTCAGCGGTAATCTCGATTTCAACCAATCGACGCCGGC
Coding sequences:
- a CDS encoding glutathione S-transferase family protein, which gives rise to MTNTAIVRPARPIKLYRFRLSGHAHRAELMLSLLGLPFESIDVDLVTKAQKSDAFLKLNVFGQVPVIDDSGVVVADSNAILVYLAGKYDDGRWLPRDPLGAANVQRWLSVAAGLVAFGPAAARAMILFGRKYNADEVIGRAQALFEVMEQVLGESRFLVGRAPTIADIANYTYIAHASEGNVSLAPYAHLRAWLARIEALPGFVPMIASKAGLVA
- a CDS encoding LysR family transcriptional regulator, whose translation is MDKLRAMQTFVRIVDDGSLTAAARSLNSSLPAVVRTLAALEEHLCVRLLNRTTRRLSLTAEGKTYLGRCRSILAEVTETEEALTSDRTEPSGMLRITAPVLFGQIYVAPAVTRFVQRYDKLRCSLILLDHVVNLLEQQIDVGIRIGPLVDSSLVAQQISEIRRVVVASPSYLRKHGTPKHPKELARANCVCFAGVAGQSWAFQDGPRKLTVPVSGNLDFNQSTPAIAACAEGAGFGMFLSYQVAPYVAQKRLRIVLEEFETPPIPLSVIYPHARLLPSRTRVFVEWIKKELKSMLPKER